In Papaver somniferum cultivar HN1 unplaced genomic scaffold, ASM357369v1 unplaced-scaffold_114, whole genome shotgun sequence, a genomic segment contains:
- the LOC113328813 gene encoding anaphase-promoting complex subunit 2-like isoform X2, whose translation MCHKRYKCTLYCIILAHQDHWICETGTGETGVGQFKVPPLHDVIIMQFQDQQTSWTSKNLAAANGVPVDTFNRRFNFWGILSELLLDFDNHIFTFVDGASKNDANNANYEEAADEDGERFMASVEEQILKEMNVGPNSSYVG comes from the exons ATGTGTCACAAAAGGTACAAGTGTACCTTGTATTGCATCATATTGGCGCATCAGGACCATTGGATTTGTGAAACTGGTACTGGGGAAACTGGTGTTGGTCAGTTCAAAGTGCCTCCTCTTCATGATGTAATCATTATGCAATTTCAAGACCAACAAACTAG TTGGACCTCGAAGAATCTTGCTGCAGCTAATGGGGTACCGGTGGACACATTTAACCGGAGGTTTAACTTTTGG GGAATCCTTTCAGAATTACTTTTGGATTTTGATAATCACATATTTACTTTTGTGGATGGAGCATCCAAGAATGACGCTAACAATGCAAACTATGAGGAAGCAGCTGATGAGGATGGAGAGAGATTCATGGCTTCAGTTGAGGAGCAAATACTGAAAGAGATGAAT GTTGGACCTAATTCAAGTTACGTAGGATAG
- the LOC113328813 gene encoding anaphase-promoting complex subunit 2-like isoform X1, translating into MCHKRYKCTLYCIILAHQDHWICETGTGETGVGQFKVPPLHDVIIMQFQDQQTSWTSKNLAAANGVPVDTFNRRFNFWGILSELLLDFDNHIFTFVDGASKNDANNANYEEAADEDGERFMASVEEQILKEMNLRRLDLIQVT; encoded by the exons ATGTGTCACAAAAGGTACAAGTGTACCTTGTATTGCATCATATTGGCGCATCAGGACCATTGGATTTGTGAAACTGGTACTGGGGAAACTGGTGTTGGTCAGTTCAAAGTGCCTCCTCTTCATGATGTAATCATTATGCAATTTCAAGACCAACAAACTAG TTGGACCTCGAAGAATCTTGCTGCAGCTAATGGGGTACCGGTGGACACATTTAACCGGAGGTTTAACTTTTGG GGAATCCTTTCAGAATTACTTTTGGATTTTGATAATCACATATTTACTTTTGTGGATGGAGCATCCAAGAATGACGCTAACAATGCAAACTATGAGGAAGCAGCTGATGAGGATGGAGAGAGATTCATGGCTTCAGTTGAGGAGCAAATACTGAAAGAGATGAAT TTACGTAGGTTGGACCTAATTCAAGTTACGTAG